ccgccccctcccgcagacaggaacagcttctattcaaggcggatgtgggtttgttttgccgagaaaaggaactttttccccccttgcagaagagttgttagctatggagctgctaggaccgcccaataaactgtgttaactctttcctgcccaggctgtggagaaacgtattccctctgtactacaaaagggctgggggcagaagtggtgacaatggaggggttaaagggtcagggttagaatgtgcagggggggggagttcttagccagtgtgtcctcattgcatccctgcaggcggaggtagcaggagctggctgtagaatccggccccgaccatgtggagcaggagcaactccggtgtgcggctggatggctatgcccggcgaatgcaccaccggttggatgcctgcttgcttgcccttgcgggggggggggtcatctggggcagctgcctgcttggggcttggtcggctaatttttgagttgataattttgtatggcctgcgaatgatgttataaatatccaaatggcccttggagcaAAAAGGGTTCCCGACCCCTGcactaggcctatggttgagggcggTGACAGTTTTCCAGCATAGCCGGCCTAATAGGGAACCATGGCTGCTTTCCAGGCCGGCCGTGGCCCCCCTGTGCTGGAACTGCAGTGCCATCTGTTTTTAATTTAGAGATTTCTTGGTTTTACCTGGggtaattttgtttttattgcattttatagcGTTCTtttgatgttagctgctctgagcccatcTTCAGctgggagaaagggtgggatataggtaaaaataaaataaacgtgggagaaggctagggttgccaggtttctctttgccaccggcaggaagtttttgggcggagcctgagaagagtggggtttggggaggggcttcaatgccatattgtccaattgccaaagcggccattttctccaggggaccggATCActgtgagctggagatcagttgtaatagcagaagatctccagctagtacctggaggttggcaaccgtagaggAGGGAGTGCTTGTGGGGTCTCTCCGCTTGTGCAAAGTGCCTCTCAGCTGGAGACATGTCACACGATGGCTTGGTTTAGATGTCCCGCGAAGCCCTGGATTCTTTTGATGGTGGCTGGTTTATGAAACCTGCTCCCAGATTCCAGGATTTGCCTCAACCAGTCCTGGTTTCAGGgcctttcccttctccctcacCTCCACTGCAGAGACCGGGCTGGCATCCCATCCCGCAGTGGAGCACCCAACTAAAGGCAAAGCCACGTGATGCCACCCTTAGAGGCAAGACTCAAGGATAGCAGGTCAAAGGAAACTCCTGTTTTGCTTCGCTACCTGGGCCATTTGTTTCCTCAGTTTCAAGCTTGCCAAACCCACtggcaggaagaagagttggttcttatatgacgactttctcttccacttaaggaagattcaaaccggctttcaatcacctgcccttcccctccccacaacagacatcctgtgaggtaggtggggctgagagagctctaagagacctgtgactagcccaaggtcacccagctggcttcgtgtggaggagtggggaaacaaatccagtttgccagattagcctccgctgctcaagtggaggagtggggaatcaaacccggttctccagatcagagtccacgctcttaaccactacaccatgagagGAGAAGAAAATGTCATGCACAAcctttaaaaataagtttttaatCTGACGTTATTTTATATTCCTTGTGTATGGCTAAGATGGGAGAGGCGAGGTTCCGACATGGTGTTCTCCACACCTTCCTCGCGGTATGGTTTTGTCTTCAGCGTGATGGAGTCACGCCACTGTTCATAGACAAGGGTGTAAGTCTCTGCCCTTTTGACGGTGAACCTGTACAGCCGGTCGGACAGCAGGTTGTGGATTTCGCACGAGTTGGAGGCGACCGACATGACGCCGCAGTGGACTTTCTCTTGCGGCGCCCGGGGCTCCAGCAGCTTAAAGCGGAGCTCGTATTGTTCCAGCGGCTGCTGCTGAGTGCTCGTGTACCACTTGAGGCTCACCCAGTCCTCGTGGGCAACCGATTCTTTTCGGTCGAACCACACTGGCATTTTCGTGACGAGGACGAGCTTGATGTGCGGGATCTTGGTGACCCCAACGTCGGAGACCAGACGATGCTTGACGTGCAACCTGCCGGGTACCAGCAGAGCCAGGAAATTATCCATCTGCTCGGACAGATCGGACAGCCGCTGCCTGATGACGTCCCACCTCGAGAGGAACGTCATCATGTCGTAGGTTTCCAGGAAGTGGACCAGGTCCTCACGGCCTCTCTCCAGCTGCTCCAAGAGTTCtgaaaggaggaggagctggaTTTTGGTTTGGATTGTGCCCACTTTCTTCATCCTCTGGAACCGCCAGGGGTCGATCAGCTGGAACATGGTGGTGGGCAGCATCAGGTGGTTCTGATCCCCCAGGGCCAAGTGCTTCGGCAGGATTTCGATGGAGTAGGAGCACTTCCGCAGAAGCTCGACCCTCTTGTGGTGGCGCTTGAGCAGGTGGGGGCTCAGGTCGGAGCGCAGGAACTCCAGCACCACGTTCTTCCTCTCCACGTACATGTTCCAAGcttcattctcctcctcctcgccacTGTACACCACGGTCCGGAGGTTGGTTCCCGTCTTGTTCAAGTAGACGTCGATAGTTCCAATGTTCATGATGCCCGGGCTGGAACGCAACGGTGGCAAGGCAAAGACCCAAAGGGAAGCAAGTCAGTTACAAATATAGATGTTATACCACTTTTCCAGATGTACTCAAATaagtttccattttttaaaaatagtgttgttaaagaaaaagaaagttacAAAATCATGCACAACATACTTACACAACACACATACAGTGTATCAAATCTTCTAAAAGGAGCTGTCTATTACCTATCTTCTATATCTACTAAGATAATATAAATAACCAACATGAGATATCCCATTGTATAAGATTTTCCAGTCCCTTTATGCTGTCTTATAAACTATAGcattacttaagaacataagaacataagaaaagccctgctggatcagacccaggcccatcaagtccagcagtctgttcacacagtggccaaccaggtgcctctaggaagcccacaagcaagacggctgcagcagcactgtcctgcctgctttccacggcacctaatgtaacaggcatgcccctctgatactggagagaacaggtctgcatcatgactagtatccattctgactagtagccatggatagccctctcctccatgccatgaacgtgtccactcccctcttaaagccttccaagttggcagccatcaccacatcctggggcagggagttccacaatttaaccatgcattgtgtgaagaaatacttcctttaatctgttttgaatctctcaccctccagcttcagcagatgaccccacgttctggtatcatgagagagggagaaaagcttctccctgtccactctctccaaaccatgcataattttatagacctctatcatgtctcccctcagccgccttctttccaagctaaacagccctaagcgtcttaaccgctcctcatagggccgttgctctagtcccctaactTATTTCATTACACTCCCACATCTAATCTCCTGCTTTCTTAAGCTTTTTTTCTTAACAGCACAATTATTTGTTTATACTTTATAACCTTTTACTGTAAGTATAAAATTAATCGAAGTGAAGTTAACTAAAGATAACTAAATCCTGCTACTAaaacatatatgtatgtatgtttccttttttttgccatcaagttacagctgatttatggcaaccccatagggttttaaggcaagagatgttcagaggtggtttgccattgcctgcctgcctccgtgtcacaaccctggacttccttggaggtctcccatccaaatacttgccagggttgaggcttggtgtgtgtgactggcccaaggtcacccagcaagtttccatggcagggtagggattcgaacctggatctcccagatcctagtccaacaccttaaccactacaccatgctggtttccaTACACAGGTAAAATTAAGTTAGTTAAAATGAGCACAATGCAACCCAATATGTTCAACAGAGAGCCCTTCTAGACAGCTGTCTTCTGAACTGTGCACAGTGCAGTTGGTTTTGTGTTTTGGGGGGCACTGGGAAGACCATGCCCAGGGCCCCCCTTGAGCCTACTCCCAGGGCCCACCAGGTCATGCTTTCCACCCACCCACATATGTGTCCCCTGACCTGGTTGTGCATCCTTCCCCTGCTCCCAAGTCCTGCCAATGCCTGCGCCACATTCACACTCCTTCCCCAACAGAATTGGCAGGGGTGTGCAGCTGGTAGTGCTGCCACCATGCACCACCTGCATGCATTTCCCCATCAACTCTAGGAAGCCACGAGCATGGGTGGTGGAGGGCTTGCAAGTGAATGCAcagggtagaagaagaggagttggttcctaatatgctgactttctctactgcttaagggagaatcaaaccgacttacgatcaccttcccttcccctccccccaaaatacaccctgtgaggtaggtcaggctgagagagctctaagagaacagtgactagcccaaggtcatccagccagcttcatgtgcagtagtggggaaacaaatccagttcaccagttcactcatgtggaggagtggggaatcaaacccagttctccagatcaaactccaccgcaccaaaccaccgctattaaccacagcaccatgctggttctctgtaGGACAGGTGGCAGGGAGGCaatatctgggtaacaaaaatgagaagcatgcatattGGATCGGGATatacttctgggtaacactgcGTGCgaagtcagtgtgatgcagcaggaaaaaaggctaatgtggtatTGGAGTGTATTGTcaggggctgctttggcaatgggactccatgccattgaagtccctcccttccccaaaccccaccctcctcaggcttcacccaaaaaacctcccactggtggtgaagagggacctggcaaccctagccttcacagtatttttcatagaatcatagagttggaagggaccaccagggccatttagtccaaccccctgcaccatgcaggaaatttacaactacctccccccacacccccagtgaccccctacatgcccagaagatgaccaagatacgttccctctcatcatcttcttaagataattcacagtgggtagccgtgttagtctgtctgcagtagtagaaaagggcaagagtccaatagcaccttaaccaaaatattttct
This Euleptes europaea isolate rEulEur1 chromosome 2, rEulEur1.hap1, whole genome shotgun sequence DNA region includes the following protein-coding sequences:
- the FNDC11 gene encoding fibronectin type III domain-containing protein 11 — translated: MSERQSPGIMNIGTIDVYLNKTGTNLRTVVYSGEEEENEAWNMYVERKNVVLEFLRSDLSPHLLKRHHKRVELLRKCSYSIEILPKHLALGDQNHLMLPTTMFQLIDPWRFQRMKKVGTIQTKIQLLLLSELLEQLERGREDLVHFLETYDMMTFLSRWDVIRQRLSDLSEQMDNFLALLVPGRLHVKHRLVSDVGVTKIPHIKLVLVTKMPVWFDRKESVAHEDWVSLKWYTSTQQQPLEQYELRFKLLEPRAPQEKVHCGVMSVASNSCEIHNLLSDRLYRFTVKRAETYTLVYEQWRDSITLKTKPYREEGVENTMSEPRLSHLSHTQGI